From Aerosticca soli, a single genomic window includes:
- the gap gene encoding type I glyceraldehyde-3-phosphate dehydrogenase, with the protein MTIKVGINGFGRIGRNVLRAAVQHFPDIEIVAVNDLLDPDYLAYLLRFDSVHGRFKGEAHSEGGHLIVNGKRIRLTQERDPANLKWNEAGAEVVIESTGLFLDKASAQKHLEAGAKKVIMSAPSKDDTPMFVYGVNHAKYAGEAIISNASCTTNCLAPLAKVIHDKWGIKRGLMTTVHAATATQKTVDGPSHKDWRGGRGILENIIPSSTGAAKAVGKVIPELNKKLTGMSFRVPTSDVSVVDLTAELEKPASYEEICAEMKAQSEGAMKGILGYTEEKVVATDFRGDPRTSIFDADAGIALDPTFVKLVAWYDNEWGYSNKCLEMARVVAAR; encoded by the coding sequence ATGACCATCAAGGTCGGCATCAATGGCTTCGGTCGCATCGGCCGCAACGTGTTGCGCGCCGCCGTGCAGCACTTTCCCGACATCGAGATCGTCGCGGTCAACGACCTCCTGGATCCGGATTATCTCGCCTATCTGCTGCGCTTCGATTCCGTGCACGGCCGCTTCAAGGGCGAGGCCCACAGCGAAGGCGGCCATCTGATCGTCAACGGCAAGCGCATCCGTCTGACTCAGGAGCGCGACCCGGCCAACCTCAAGTGGAACGAGGCCGGCGCCGAGGTGGTGATCGAATCCACCGGCCTGTTCCTGGACAAGGCCAGCGCGCAGAAGCACCTCGAAGCCGGCGCGAAGAAAGTGATCATGTCCGCGCCGTCCAAGGACGACACGCCGATGTTCGTGTACGGCGTCAACCACGCCAAATACGCCGGCGAGGCGATCATCTCCAACGCCAGCTGCACCACCAACTGCCTGGCGCCGCTGGCCAAGGTCATCCACGACAAGTGGGGCATCAAGCGCGGCCTGATGACCACCGTGCACGCCGCCACCGCGACGCAGAAGACCGTCGACGGCCCCAGCCACAAGGACTGGCGCGGCGGCCGCGGCATCCTCGAGAACATCATTCCCTCCTCCACCGGCGCGGCCAAGGCGGTGGGCAAGGTGATCCCCGAGCTCAACAAGAAGCTCACCGGCATGAGCTTCCGCGTGCCGACCTCCGACGTCTCCGTGGTCGACCTCACCGCCGAGCTGGAAAAGCCGGCGAGCTACGAGGAAATCTGCGCGGAGATGAAGGCGCAGAGCGAGGGCGCGATGAAGGGCATCCTGGGTTACACCGAGGAGAAGGTCGTCGCCACCGACTTCCGCGGCGATCCGCGCACCTCGATCTTCGACGCCGACGCCGGCATCGCGCTCGACCCCACCTTCGTCAAGCTGGTCGCCTGGTACGACAACGAGTGGGGCTACTCGAACAAGTGCCTGGAAATGGCGCGCGTGGTCGCCGCGCGCTGA